One segment of Anopheles stephensi strain Indian chromosome 3, UCI_ANSTEP_V1.0, whole genome shotgun sequence DNA contains the following:
- the LOC118512354 gene encoding pre-mRNA-splicing factor Slu7-like, with the protein MVSSGSRLPLSMLLQTKEAADEEPRKASREDWRKAKELEEARKAGNAPAAVDEEGRDINPHIPQYISSAPWYYNTAGPTLKHQRPQDDNSSRSGIDEWYKRGVDTSKPLVTKYRKGACENCGAMTHKRVDCMERPRKVGAKFSAKQIAHDEFIQPNIVSDYDGKRDRWAGYDPANHREIVEEYLKIEQAKRELRAQKLKENPDLAEEQGEEADEDRYVDEVDMPGTKVDSKQRITVRNLRIREDTAKYLRNLDPNSAYYDPKTRSMRDNPTPQLNPEETEFAGENFVRYSGDIQKHAQAQLFAWEAYGKGVDVHVLAEPTKLELLQKEYEKKKSQFKDEVKNKVLEQYGGEEHLAVPPKALLLAQTENYVEYSRFGKVIKGQDKPIIRSRFEEDVYINNHTTVWGSHWNNGCWGYKCCESMIKNSYCVGENGKAGTIKPTMESETGESGTSFAGSEPSKKGSLLNQAKSAALAEESQETVEKEQTRESSESKEPDRSNHSSGGSNSDSDSDPDDSKRDRSKESKKSKKKRKKEKKRLQRREEKKLRKKSDGKVEKDKLQLALEAEEENERPAANSPPSGLCPARAA; encoded by the coding sequence ATGGTGAGCTCGGGATCGCGCCTACCCCTGTCGATGCTGTTGCAGACGAAAGAGGCAGCGGATGAAGAACCCCGTAAAGCGTCGCGTGAAGATTGGCGCAAAGCGAAAGAGCTCGAGGAAGCTCGAAAGGCTGGTAATGCACCGGCTGCGGTCGACGAGGAGGGTCGCGATATCAATCCACACATCCCGCAGTACATTTCATCTGCGCCATGGTACTACAACACGGCAGGCCCAACGCTGAAGCATCAGCGCCCGCAGGATGATAACAGCTCGCGCTCCGGCATTGACGAATGGTACAAACGGGGCGTGGATACCTCCAAACCGCTGGTGACCAAGTACCGTAAGGGAGCGTGCGAAAACTGTGGTGCAATGACGCACAAGCGCGTCGATTGCATGGAGCGGCCACGCAAGGTGGGGGCCAAATTTTCCGCCAAACAGATAGCACACGACGAGTTCATTCAGCCCAACATAGTGAGCGACTACGATGGCAAGCGGGACCGTTGGGCTGGGTACGATCCGGCGAACCATCGGGAAATTGTGGAAGAGTATCTTAAAATCGAGCAAGCGAAGCGTGAGCTGCGTGCTCAAAAGCTGAAGGAAAATCCTGACCTTGCCGAGGAGCAGGGCGAGGAGGCCGACGAGGACAGGTACGTGGACGAGGTGGACATGCCCGGTACGAAGGTGGATTCGAAGCAGCGCATCACGGTGCGAAATCTGCGCATTCGCGAAGACACGGCCAAGTATCTTCGCAATCTCGATCCCAACTCTGCCTACTACGATCCGAAGACGCGCTCCATGCGAGACAATCCCACGCCGCAGCTCAACCCGGAGGAGACGGAGTTTGCGGGCGAAAACTTTGTCCGCTACTCGGGCGACATCCAGAAACACGCACAGGCGCAACTGTTTGCCTGGGAAGCGTACGGCAAGGGAGTCGACGTGCATGTGCTGGCCGAGCCGACCAAGCTGGAGCTGCTGCAGAAGGAGTACGAGAAGAAAAAGTCGCAGTTCAAGGATGAGGTGAAAAACAAGGTGCTCGAGCAGTACGGCGGCGAGGAACATCTGGCCGTACCGCCGAAAGCACTGCTGCTGGCACAAACAGAAAACTACGTCGAGTACTCGCGGTTCGGTAAAGTGATCAAGGGCCAGGACAAACCCATCATTCGGTCGCGCTTCGAGGAGGACGTGTACATCAACAATCACACCACCGTGTGGGGTTCACACTGGAACAACGGTTGCTGGGGTTACAAGTGTTGCGAGTCGATGATTAAAAATTCCTACTGCGTCGGTGAAAATGGCAAAGCTGGTACAATTAAACCCACCATGGAAAGCGAAACAGGCGAAAGCGGAACTTCGTTCGCCGGTAGTGAGCCCTCGAAAAAAGGTTCATTATTAAATCAAGCTAAATCGGCAGCACTGGCGGAAGAATCGCAAGAAACGGTTGAAAAGGAACAAACGCGTGAATCGTCAGAATCGAAAGAGCCGGATCGCAGCAATCACAGTAGCGGTGGGAGTAACAGCGACAGTGACTCGGACCCGGACGACTCCAAGCGCGATCGAAGCAAGGAATCGAAGAAATCGAAAAAGAAGcgcaagaaggaaaagaagcgACTGCAGCGCCGGGAAGAGaaaaagctgcgcaaaaaGAGCGACGGTAAGGTGGAGAAGGATAAACTTCAGCTTGCCTTGGAGGCGGAAGAGGAAAACGAACGCCCGGCGGCGAACAGTCCTCCATCGGGCTTGTGTCCAGCCCGGGCAGCATGA
- the LOC118512357 gene encoding xaa-Pro dipeptidase-like, whose amino-acid sequence MKIMKPGMHEYQAEAEFLHHSYAVGGCRHVSYTCICGAGTNSAILHYGHAGSPNDCAVRDGDMCLFDMGANYGGYAADITCSFPANGKFTEDQKIVYNAVLAARDAVCGAAREGVSWVDMHLLANRVMLEELRKGQLLQGNVDEMMEAGLNAIFQPHGLGHFLGLDVHDVGGYLPGCPERSSRAGVNRLRTARTLKAGMYLTIEPGCYFIEPLLNKAYSDPSLSKFLVKENLNRFRNFGGVRIEDDVLITKTGIENFTFVPRTVEEIEAWMAAK is encoded by the exons ATGAAGATTATGAAACCGGGCATGCACGAGTACCAGGCTGAGGCCGAATTTCTGCACCACTCGTACGCCGTCGGGGGTTGTCGGCACGTGTCGTACACGTGCATCTGTGGTGCCGGTACCAACTCCGCCATCCTGCACTACGGCCATGCTGGGTCGCCGAACGACTGTGCCGTGCGGGACGGTGACATGTGTCTGTTCGACATGGGCGCCAACTACGGTGGTTACGCAGCGGACATTACGTGCAGCTTCCCAGCGAACGGAAAGTTCACCGAAGACCAGAAGATTGTGTACAATGCTGTGCTCGCTGCCCGGGATGCCGTGTGTGGCGCTGCCCGCGAAGGGGTATCTTGGGTGGACATGCATCTGCTCGCCAACCGCGTAATGCTGGAGGAGCTGCGCAAAGGCCAACTGTTGCAGGGCAATGTGGACGAGATGATGGAGGCCGGCTTGAATGCCATCTTTCAACCGCATGGACTCGGACACTTCCTGGGACTGGATGTGCACGACGTCGGTGGCTATCTGCCCGGCTGTCCGGAACGATCTTCCAGGGCCGGGGTTAATCGGCTGCGCACGGCCCGCACGTTAAAGGCGGGCATGTATTTGACCATCGAGCCCGGTTGCTACTTTATCGAGCCG CTGCTGAACAAGGCGTACTCAGATCCTAGTCTCAGCAAGTTTTTGGTGAAGGAAAATCTGAACCGCTTCCGCAACTTTGGTGGTGTCCGTATCGAGGATGATGTGCTGATCACCAAGACCGGCATCGAAAACTTCACTTTCGTCCCGAGAAC TGTGGAAGAAATCGAAGCCTGGATGGCGGccaagtaa